A stretch of the Desulfobacter sp. genome encodes the following:
- a CDS encoding ABC transporter ATP-binding protein: MTRFKTQAGPIIQLEKICFSYPGASEPVLNGLDLEIKSKEKIGLMAPNGTGKTTLLHTIMGLCRPESGQIKIFDTPMNTEKDFSSIRTRVGLLFQDSDDQLFCPTVLDDVAFGPLNMGASRSQAVDTSVKVLESLGIGEFQDSVTHRLSGGQKRLVALAAVMAMSPEILLLDEPTSGLDTTVKQKLTDILNGLDISYLIISHDFNFLSKVTDKIFSMEAGKILTDDQIHVHHHEHFHKHGLQPHVHK; the protein is encoded by the coding sequence ATGACCCGATTTAAGACCCAGGCAGGCCCTATCATTCAATTGGAAAAGATCTGTTTTTCATATCCCGGGGCATCTGAACCGGTGTTAAACGGGCTTGACCTTGAGATAAAGTCAAAAGAAAAAATCGGACTGATGGCGCCCAACGGCACCGGTAAAACAACCTTGCTGCACACCATCATGGGACTGTGCCGTCCAGAATCCGGCCAAATAAAGATCTTTGATACCCCCATGAACACGGAAAAAGATTTTTCATCCATTCGCACCCGGGTCGGTCTTTTGTTCCAGGATTCAGATGATCAGCTTTTTTGCCCCACGGTTTTGGATGATGTGGCCTTTGGTCCGCTGAACATGGGCGCCTCGCGCAGCCAGGCGGTTGATACCTCTGTAAAAGTGCTGGAAAGCCTTGGTATTGGAGAATTTCAAGATTCGGTCACCCACCGTCTGTCAGGGGGGCAAAAACGGCTGGTTGCCCTGGCCGCAGTCATGGCCATGTCCCCTGAAATTTTGCTTTTGGACGAACCCACCTCTGGCCTTGATACCACGGTCAAACAAAAACTGACCGATATTTTAAACGGCCTGGATATTTCTTATTTGATCATTTCCCATGACTTTAACTTTTTAAGCAAGGTAACAGACAAGATTTTTTCCATGGAAGCTGGGAAAATTCTGACCGATGATCAGATCCATGTCCACCACCATGAACATTTTCACAAACATGGGCTTCAGCCCCATGTTCATAAGTGA
- a CDS encoding DUF4911 domain-containing protein, protein MQTLVKEFMVDKTRIGFIRFIFEAYEGLAVVTTLDPKTGHIKLTIAPDQEEIAFQVIEDLKKDFCFNAL, encoded by the coding sequence ATGCAGACCCTTGTAAAAGAATTTATGGTAGACAAGACCCGGATCGGGTTTATCCGGTTTATTTTCGAGGCCTATGAAGGGCTTGCCGTGGTCACCACCTTGGACCCAAAAACAGGCCATATCAAACTGACCATTGCGCCGGACCAAGAGGAAATTGCATTTCAGGTGATTGAGGATCTTAAAAAGGATTTTTGTTTTAATGCATTGTAA
- a CDS encoding YdbL family protein, which translates to MTHMKKIFLFTIAVFFVFSATAWSSGIKDRMKQRLPVISSLKNKGIVGETNQGYLAFVSSTVDRQDVVSAENKDRRAIYQHIAKQQSVSLELVQKRRAKALAERVKPGHYYQNEAGAWVKK; encoded by the coding sequence ATGACACATATGAAAAAAATCTTTTTATTTACGATTGCAGTCTTTTTTGTTTTTTCAGCAACCGCATGGTCATCAGGTATTAAGGATCGGATGAAACAACGACTGCCGGTTATTTCCAGCCTGAAAAATAAGGGAATCGTGGGAGAAACCAATCAGGGGTACCTGGCCTTTGTCAGCTCAACCGTTGATCGTCAGGATGTGGTCTCCGCAGAGAACAAAGACCGGCGGGCCATTTATCAGCATATTGCCAAGCAGCAAAGCGTTTCACTTGAACTTGTACAAAAACGCAGGGCCAAAGCCCTGGCAGAACGGGTCAAGCCCGGACATTATTATCAAAATGAGGCTGGTGCCTGGGTTAAAAAATAG
- a CDS encoding DUF4198 domain-containing protein — MKLKFRLLPVFAIGLSLFFSSVCFAHFGMVIPSDNMIAADDARKITLDLSFSHPFEGLGMDLVKPKSFMVFTEGTKTELLGQLKAKKIMDHPSWTMEYTFKRPGAYAFVMEPEPYWEPSEDCFIIHYTKTVVSVFGDDSGWDNELGLKTEIIPLSRPLGLYNNNSFQGIVKLNGKAVPFAEVEVEFYNQDQTASAPAEEMITQTIKADQNGVFTYSVPAAGWWGFAALNTSDKKMVHQGEKKDIELGAVIWVKFENWQEK, encoded by the coding sequence ATGAAGTTGAAATTTCGTTTATTACCTGTGTTTGCCATTGGTTTGAGTCTGTTTTTTTCCAGTGTCTGCTTTGCCCATTTTGGCATGGTGATTCCCTCGGACAATATGATTGCCGCTGATGATGCCCGGAAAATCACCCTGGACCTTTCATTTTCACATCCCTTTGAAGGCCTTGGCATGGACCTGGTTAAACCCAAATCATTTATGGTATTCACAGAAGGAACTAAAACCGAGCTGCTCGGTCAGCTCAAAGCAAAAAAGATAATGGATCATCCCTCCTGGACAATGGAATACACCTTTAAACGTCCGGGAGCCTATGCCTTTGTCATGGAGCCTGAGCCCTATTGGGAGCCTTCTGAAGACTGCTTTATCATCCATTATACCAAAACCGTGGTCTCTGTTTTTGGGGATGATTCAGGCTGGGACAATGAGCTTGGACTCAAAACCGAAATCATTCCTCTGTCACGGCCTCTGGGTCTGTACAATAACAACAGCTTCCAGGGCATTGTCAAACTTAACGGTAAAGCCGTTCCCTTTGCAGAGGTTGAGGTTGAATTTTACAACCAGGATCAAACAGCATCAGCGCCGGCAGAAGAGATGATTACCCAGACCATCAAGGCCGACCAGAACGGGGTTTTTACCTATAGCGTACCTGCTGCCGGCTGGTGGGGATTTGCCGCCTTAAACACCTCTGATAAAAAAATGGTGCATCAGGGAGAAAAAAAGGATATAGAGTTAGGCGCTGTTATCTGGGTTAAATTTGAAAATTGGCAGGAAAAATAA
- a CDS encoding 1-acylglycerol-3-phosphate O-acyltransferase produces the protein MSYNQSLPNKIFAIAYVAFIGISSILFFCIACLIRLITWPFDPRRLITNVFSAFWASVYIWCMPIWSVRIIDRHKLSIDKNYVFVSNHQSQLDILVLYRLLFPYRWVSKAAVFNLPFIGWNMLLNGDIKLKRGDKTSIGSMMAQCEALLKKNISVFFFPEGTRSKDGRLRPFKQGAFILAKKTGVAIQPIVLNHTRKALPKHELILQGNTPMEVKILDPIEFSKFKDLEPGEIAAMVREKIAAHVHEHSREKTFV, from the coding sequence ATGAGCTATAATCAGAGCTTGCCCAACAAGATCTTTGCCATAGCCTATGTTGCCTTTATCGGCATCAGCTCTATCTTGTTTTTTTGTATTGCCTGCCTGATCCGCCTGATCACTTGGCCCTTTGACCCACGCAGGTTGATCACCAACGTTTTCAGCGCCTTTTGGGCCTCTGTCTATATCTGGTGTATGCCGATCTGGTCAGTGCGGATCATTGACAGGCACAAGCTGTCCATTGATAAAAATTATGTTTTTGTCTCCAACCACCAGAGCCAACTTGATATTCTTGTCTTATACCGTCTTCTTTTCCCCTATCGCTGGGTATCCAAGGCCGCTGTGTTCAACCTGCCGTTTATCGGGTGGAATATGCTTCTCAACGGGGATATTAAACTCAAGCGGGGAGATAAAACAAGCATTGGCTCCATGATGGCTCAATGTGAAGCTTTGTTGAAAAAAAATATTTCTGTATTTTTTTTTCCGGAAGGGACCCGGTCAAAAGACGGCCGGCTGCGCCCCTTTAAACAAGGGGCCTTTATCCTTGCAAAAAAAACCGGAGTGGCCATCCAGCCCATTGTGCTCAATCACACCAGAAAGGCCCTGCCCAAACATGAGCTCATACTTCAAGGAAATACCCCCATGGAGGTCAAGATTTTGGATCCCATTGAATTTTCAAAATTCAAGGATCTGGAACCTGGTGAGATTGCCGCCATGGTCAGAGAAAAAATAGCCGCCCATGTCCATGAACATTCCCGGGAGAAAACTTTCGTCTGA
- the miaB gene encoding tRNA (N6-isopentenyl adenosine(37)-C2)-methylthiotransferase MiaB produces MHCKGKAYINTIGCQMNVYDSEKLAGILHAYGYETTQIMEEANLVLCNTCSIRHKAEEKAFSFLGRFAKEKKKRPHLITIMAGCVAQQEGKKAFARLPHLDIVLGTQAFARLGKHLDDFYSGKRKIVDTGESEMIFEAMPDDACFDQNQISKFVTIMQGCENFCTYCVVPYVRGREKSRPHENIIREIEIMAQSGIKEVTLLGQNVNSYGVKNGDISFPELLSKVSQVKGIHRIRFATSHPKDLSLELIQAMSKIDKVCNHLHLPIQAGSNRVLKKMNRGYTRETYLSRIVALKEFCPDMALSTDIIVGFPSETEEDFQETMDLLEQVEYDSIFAFAYSDRSSAPAAKFADQVDESIKMERLNRLLKFQDQYTEKKNKALIGSDLVVLVEGNSPKPRDGFVKTNHNMKQMFGRSESNKIVHFPSDQAVIGDLVKIHIENAYPHSLWGEVCGS; encoded by the coding sequence ATGCATTGTAAAGGTAAGGCTTACATCAATACCATTGGGTGCCAGATGAATGTATATGATTCTGAAAAGCTGGCAGGCATTCTTCACGCCTATGGATATGAGACCACCCAAATCATGGAAGAGGCAAACCTTGTGCTCTGCAATACCTGCTCTATCAGGCACAAGGCCGAAGAAAAGGCCTTTAGCTTTCTTGGCAGGTTTGCAAAGGAAAAGAAAAAACGCCCCCATCTGATCACCATTATGGCCGGATGCGTGGCCCAGCAGGAAGGGAAAAAGGCCTTTGCCAGACTCCCCCACCTGGACATTGTTTTAGGGACCCAGGCCTTTGCCAGGCTGGGAAAACATTTGGATGATTTTTACTCTGGAAAACGCAAAATCGTTGATACCGGAGAATCTGAAATGATTTTTGAGGCCATGCCGGATGACGCCTGCTTTGACCAGAACCAAATCTCTAAATTTGTCACCATCATGCAGGGGTGTGAAAATTTTTGCACCTATTGTGTGGTCCCCTATGTCAGGGGCAGGGAAAAGTCCAGGCCCCATGAAAACATTATCCGGGAAATTGAAATCATGGCCCAGTCCGGCATTAAAGAGGTGACCCTTCTAGGGCAGAATGTCAATTCCTACGGGGTCAAAAATGGGGATATCAGTTTTCCTGAACTTCTTTCAAAGGTCAGCCAGGTTAAAGGCATTCATAGAATACGTTTTGCCACTTCCCACCCCAAAGATTTATCCTTGGAATTGATCCAGGCCATGAGTAAAATAGACAAGGTGTGCAACCATCTCCACTTGCCGATTCAGGCAGGGTCCAACCGGGTTTTAAAAAAAATGAACCGTGGATATACCCGGGAAACATACCTTTCAAGAATTGTCGCCCTAAAAGAATTCTGCCCTGATATGGCCCTGTCCACAGATATCATTGTGGGATTTCCCTCGGAGACCGAAGAAGATTTTCAGGAAACCATGGATCTTCTTGAACAGGTTGAATATGATTCTATTTTTGCCTTTGCATATTCGGACAGGTCGTCTGCACCGGCCGCAAAATTTGCAGACCAGGTGGACGAATCCATAAAAATGGAACGGTTAAACCGGCTTCTAAAATTCCAGGATCAATATACTGAAAAGAAAAACAAGGCGTTGATCGGATCGGATCTTGTGGTTTTGGTGGAAGGAAATAGCCCCAAGCCAAGGGACGGTTTTGTCAAAACAAATCATAATATGAAACAGATGTTCGGTAGAAGTGAATCCAATAAGATTGTACATTTTCCTTCGGATCAGGCCGTGATTGGAGACCTGGTTAAAATACATATTGAAAACGCTTATCCCCATTCTCTTTGGGGAGAGGTTTGCGGGAGTTGA
- a CDS encoding IS6 family transposase, whose product MKNENPFKWRHYEKEIILLNVRWYLRYQLSYRNLEEMMQERGLSVDHSTIYRWVQRYAPEMEKRSRKYLRQSNDSYRIDETYIKVRGKMKYLYRAVDSRGNTIDFLLRSRRNMESAKRFFKKMLRASNSSRPRVLSVDGNPAYPPAVKALKEKKLLNKDCILRQNKYLNNIIEQDHRFIKKLVRAGMGFKTFHSAWRTLKGYEIMNMIRKGQVKNIRKGEILKQKEFVENLFSYAA is encoded by the coding sequence ATGAAAAATGAAAACCCTTTCAAGTGGCGTCATTATGAAAAAGAAATCATCCTGTTGAATGTTCGCTGGTATCTGAGATATCAACTGAGTTACAGGAATCTGGAAGAGATGATGCAAGAACGGGGCTTGTCTGTGGATCACAGTACCATTTACCGATGGGTTCAGCGCTATGCTCCTGAAATGGAAAAGCGAAGCAGGAAGTATCTGCGGCAATCAAATGATTCTTACCGTATTGATGAAACATATATCAAGGTGCGGGGGAAAATGAAGTATCTTTACCGAGCGGTCGATTCCCGTGGAAATACCATCGATTTTCTTCTTCGCAGCAGACGTAATATGGAATCTGCCAAACGATTTTTTAAAAAGATGCTGCGAGCTTCCAATAGCTCCAGACCTCGGGTTCTGAGTGTTGACGGAAATCCTGCATATCCTCCGGCAGTAAAGGCTTTGAAAGAAAAAAAGCTTCTGAATAAGGACTGTATCCTAAGACAGAATAAATATCTGAACAATATTATTGAGCAAGACCACCGGTTTATCAAAAAGCTTGTCAGAGCTGGTATGGGGTTCAAGACATTTCATTCTGCCTGGCGGACGCTAAAAGGCTATGAAATTATGAACATGATCAGAAAAGGACAAGTTAAAAATATCAGGAAGGGAGAAATTTTAAAGCAGAAAGAATTCGTCGAAAATCTGTTTTCTTATGCTGCGTAA
- the recJ gene encoding single-stranded-DNA-specific exonuclease RecJ, with amino-acid sequence MDTQLTYAAPDQQKVSFLASALNCHPVVAQLLVDRGITDPETGRFFLNPNFSHLTNPFALKDMDKAVDRIFTAIANKEKILIFGDFDADGVTATSLIYEFLSRVEADLTWYIPHRIKEGYSIYPSHVDMAVAMDVDLIITVDCGISSEAAVLKARNEDIDVIVTDHHEPGNTLPSALAVINPKRHDCDSGLDYLAGVGVAFYLIMALRKVFREKGVWETFEEPSLLGFLDLYAIGTMGDMVPLIHDNRVLCVAGLGQIKRGIRPGILAIAQVARMDLGTMDSDDISFKIVPRINAAGRMSHARICVSHLLASGLNQSMTSARLLDELNVKRQQIEREIVQDIEKQILATPSLLDGKLLVLWNRHWAPSVLGIVASRLSRKYACPVVLLALKDGQATGSCRSVNQINIHNALMANSDLFERFGGHAMAAGLTLKQENLEQLKPGLVSYFKTHYSIEAYTRKIKVDAELSLEDITHDLAVEINQMRPFGTGNPEPVFLVRNLWVASSHIIGNCHRKMILKGEAGVNEIEALHFNLSSTKDLPAYYNKILFKLKINKFKADRAQIIIQDI; translated from the coding sequence ATGGATACCCAATTGACATATGCTGCTCCTGATCAGCAAAAAGTTTCTTTTCTGGCCTCTGCCTTAAACTGCCATCCTGTGGTGGCTCAACTTTTGGTTGACCGTGGAATAACAGATCCTGAAACAGGTCGTTTTTTTCTCAATCCCAACTTCAGTCACCTGACCAACCCCTTTGCTCTTAAAGATATGGACAAGGCGGTTGACCGAATTTTTACGGCAATTGCCAACAAGGAAAAGATTTTAATTTTCGGCGATTTTGATGCCGACGGGGTAACGGCAACCTCCCTGATTTACGAGTTTCTTTCCAGGGTAGAGGCTGACCTTACCTGGTACATTCCCCACAGGATCAAAGAGGGGTATTCCATTTATCCTTCTCACGTGGACATGGCCGTGGCCATGGATGTGGACCTGATCATTACTGTGGACTGCGGCATCAGCTCGGAAGCTGCTGTCTTAAAGGCCCGGAATGAAGATATTGACGTGATTGTCACAGATCATCATGAACCCGGCAATACCCTTCCGTCTGCACTGGCTGTTATCAACCCGAAACGCCATGATTGTGATTCCGGTTTGGATTATCTGGCCGGGGTGGGCGTGGCCTTTTACCTGATCATGGCTTTGCGCAAGGTTTTCAGGGAAAAAGGGGTATGGGAAACCTTTGAAGAACCCAGCCTTTTAGGGTTTTTGGATTTGTACGCCATCGGTACCATGGGGGATATGGTGCCTTTGATCCATGATAACCGGGTCTTGTGTGTGGCAGGACTTGGACAGATTAAACGAGGGATCCGACCGGGAATTCTGGCCATTGCCCAGGTGGCACGCATGGATCTTGGAACCATGGATTCAGATGATATTTCATTTAAAATCGTACCCAGGATCAATGCGGCAGGCCGGATGTCTCATGCCAGAATTTGTGTTTCCCATCTTTTGGCTTCCGGGCTGAACCAGTCCATGACCAGCGCCAGACTTTTGGATGAGCTGAACGTGAAACGCCAGCAGATTGAAAGGGAAATTGTTCAAGATATAGAAAAGCAAATCCTAGCGACCCCCTCTTTGTTGGATGGAAAACTGCTGGTGTTGTGGAACCGTCACTGGGCACCTTCTGTTCTCGGAATCGTGGCCTCCCGCCTGTCGAGAAAATACGCATGTCCTGTGGTACTGCTGGCATTAAAAGATGGACAGGCCACAGGATCGTGCAGAAGCGTGAATCAAATTAATATCCACAATGCGTTAATGGCAAATTCAGACTTGTTTGAAAGATTTGGCGGCCATGCCATGGCTGCGGGCCTGACCTTGAAACAAGAGAATCTTGAACAACTCAAACCTGGCCTTGTCTCCTATTTTAAGACCCATTATTCAATTGAGGCTTACACCCGGAAAATAAAAGTGGATGCCGAACTTTCCTTGGAAGATATCACCCATGACCTGGCCGTTGAAATCAACCAGATGAGACCTTTTGGCACTGGCAACCCAGAACCTGTTTTTCTGGTGAGAAATTTATGGGTCGCCTCTTCCCATATTATTGGCAATTGTCATCGGAAAATGATTCTAAAAGGGGAAGCCGGGGTCAATGAAATAGAGGCCCTTCATTTTAACTTGTCATCCACCAAAGATCTGCCCGCCTATTATAATAAAATTCTTTTTAAACTAAAGATTAATAAATTCAAAGCAGATAGAGCCCAGATTATCATTCAGGATATTTAA
- the cbiM gene encoding cobalt transporter CbiM, whose amino-acid sequence MHISEGVLSGQVLGAGAAATIALTALGLKRISYDQMVHVAILASAFFVASLIHVNIGPVSVHLILNGIVGLLLGVAAFPAILTALILQSLLFQYGGLTALGVNALVMALPAVMVHYLFLPLVGKTPSLNFVAGFLSGLFSILGSSILLGAALWFTDQQFLKTSIAIISAHVPVMIIEGIITGFCISFLVKVYPEILPRKI is encoded by the coding sequence ATGCATATTTCAGAAGGGGTATTATCCGGCCAGGTTTTAGGGGCAGGGGCCGCGGCAACAATCGCTTTAACTGCCCTTGGCCTTAAACGGATATCCTATGACCAGATGGTTCATGTGGCCATTTTGGCATCAGCCTTTTTTGTGGCCTCATTGATCCATGTCAATATCGGGCCTGTGAGCGTTCACCTGATTTTAAACGGAATTGTGGGACTGCTCTTGGGAGTGGCTGCATTTCCGGCCATTCTCACGGCATTGATTCTTCAGTCCCTGCTGTTTCAATACGGCGGACTGACAGCCCTGGGAGTGAACGCCCTGGTCATGGCCCTTCCTGCGGTCATGGTCCATTATCTGTTTTTGCCCCTGGTGGGTAAAACCCCTTCTTTGAATTTTGTTGCAGGTTTTTTGTCGGGCCTTTTTTCCATATTGGGATCCAGTATTCTTTTGGGGGCAGCCCTCTGGTTTACGGACCAGCAGTTTTTAAAGACCAGTATTGCCATTATATCGGCCCATGTCCCTGTGATGATCATTGAAGGAATCATCACAGGATTTTGTATCTCCTTTCTGGTCAAGGTTTATCCTGAAATTCTGCCAAGGAAAATTTAA
- the map gene encoding type I methionyl aminopeptidase: protein MKNKSLKIGRNELCPCGSGKKFKNCCRNKKSEISIKDEYKNRYDIIIKSAEQIDGIRKSGELLLSIMDGVEKMIRPGLKTEEINTFVHEQTLKAGAISAPLNYKGFPKSVCVSINEVICHGIPGDRVIQDGDIVNVDITPILNGYYADANKTFFAGTPGPDAKKIVAVAAESLKRGIETVAPGATLGDIGYAIQNYAEGQGCSVVREFVGHGVGIDFHEQPQVLHFGRPGKGIALVPGMVFTIEPMINIGKKDLHVLEDRWTAVTNDGSLSAQFEQTILVTEEGYKSLTPYEL, encoded by the coding sequence ATGAAAAATAAATCTTTGAAAATAGGAAGAAACGAACTTTGCCCCTGCGGCAGCGGAAAAAAATTTAAAAATTGCTGTAGAAATAAAAAATCGGAAATATCCATTAAGGATGAGTATAAAAACCGGTATGACATCATTATCAAATCTGCAGAACAGATAGACGGCATCAGAAAATCAGGTGAACTTCTCTTGTCCATCATGGACGGGGTGGAAAAAATGATCCGCCCAGGGTTGAAAACCGAAGAAATCAATACCTTTGTTCATGAACAAACCTTAAAGGCCGGTGCCATATCAGCCCCGCTCAACTACAAGGGATTTCCCAAAAGTGTCTGTGTTTCCATCAATGAGGTCATCTGCCATGGCATTCCCGGGGACCGGGTGATCCAAGACGGTGATATTGTCAATGTGGACATCACACCCATCCTCAACGGATACTATGCCGATGCCAATAAAACCTTTTTTGCAGGCACCCCGGGCCCGGATGCTAAAAAAATTGTTGCCGTGGCCGCAGAATCATTAAAGCGCGGTATTGAAACCGTTGCTCCGGGTGCCACGCTCGGGGATATTGGCTACGCGATCCAGAACTATGCCGAAGGCCAGGGATGCTCGGTGGTCAGAGAATTTGTGGGCCATGGGGTGGGCATTGATTTCCATGAACAGCCCCAGGTGCTTCATTTCGGACGACCTGGCAAGGGGATTGCTCTGGTGCCTGGAATGGTGTTTACCATTGAACCCATGATCAACATCGGCAAAAAAGATCTCCATGTATTGGAAGACCGGTGGACTGCCGTGACAAATGACGGGTCTTTGTCTGCCCAGTTTGAACAGACCATTCTTGTCACAGAAGAGGGGTATAAGAGCCTGACACCTTATGAGCTATAA
- the cbiQ gene encoding cobalt ECF transporter T component CbiQ, with the protein MTHSSLEYGDSPIHKLDPKIRILVAFFLSFAGALSNEIYIILGYLCLGILFNIFAHLEFDQVAARLKPLFWFLLMIWLFLPLTFTQEILFDFGWIKISQQGILLSAKITLKSIAILLIFTVLITTMPVASLGRGLHQLKVPDKLVFLLLMTYRYIAVIQEEYQRLLRAARFRGFKPGTNLHSYKTFAYLAGMLFVRASFRARRVYQAMLCRGFDQKFHTLDVHAPYGLNSVFFFAMIVAGSILIFIERL; encoded by the coding sequence ATGACCCACTCTTCCCTTGAATACGGGGACTCGCCCATCCATAAGCTGGATCCGAAAATCAGAATTTTAGTCGCTTTTTTCCTTAGTTTTGCAGGGGCGTTGTCCAATGAAATCTATATTATTCTGGGATATCTTTGTTTGGGCATTTTGTTTAATATTTTCGCCCATCTTGAGTTTGATCAGGTGGCAGCCAGGTTAAAGCCCTTATTCTGGTTTCTTTTGATGATCTGGCTATTTTTACCTTTGACATTTACCCAGGAAATCCTTTTTGACTTTGGATGGATAAAAATCAGTCAGCAAGGGATTCTTTTAAGTGCGAAAATCACCTTAAAGTCCATTGCCATTTTATTGATATTTACAGTCCTGATCACCACCATGCCTGTGGCATCTTTGGGCCGGGGACTTCATCAGCTCAAGGTACCGGACAAACTGGTCTTTTTACTATTGATGACCTATCGCTATATTGCCGTGATCCAGGAAGAGTATCAGCGACTGCTCCGGGCGGCCCGGTTCAGGGGGTTTAAACCCGGAACCAACCTTCACTCATACAAAACCTTTGCCTACCTTGCGGGCATGCTTTTTGTCAGAGCCTCTTTCCGGGCAAGGCGGGTATACCAGGCCATGCTATGCCGCGGCTTTGATCAAAAATTTCACACCCTTGACGTTCATGCCCCCTATGGGCTAAACTCGGTCTTCTTTTTTGCAATGATCGTTGCAGGAAGCATACTTATATTTATTGAAAGGCTGTGA